A portion of the Amia ocellicauda isolate fAmiCal2 chromosome 22, fAmiCal2.hap1, whole genome shotgun sequence genome contains these proteins:
- the LOC136717858 gene encoding activated RNA polymerase II transcriptional coactivator p15 isoform X1: MPKSSEDSVSNSDSQSDAEEDNKQAKNKKPPAEKPSPAQKKQKTGEGSSRPVPDKEPPKKKAGAGGGNQDGEEENMIQIGKMRYVRVSLFKRRTFIDIREFYTDSSGSTKPGRKGISLTTEEWSQLKEIVPEIDAAIRKL, from the exons ATGCCAAAATCCAGCGAGGACTCTGTGTCTAACTCGGACAGCCAATCAGATGCCGAAGAGGATAACAAG CAGGCAAAGAACAAGAAGCCACCTGCAGAAAAGCCCTCCCCAGcccaaaagaaacagaaaactggGGAGGGCAGCTCACGCCCAGTCCCGGACAAAGAGCCCCCCAAGAAGAAGGCTGGAGCGGGGGGGGGGAACCAGGACGGGGAAGAAGAGAACATGATCCAG ATCGGGAAGATGAGGTACGTGCGCGTGTCGCTGTTCAAAAGGAGGACCTTCATCGATATCCGGGAGTTCTACACGGACAGCTCGGGCAGCACCAAGCCTGGGAGAAAAG GCATTTCATTAACCACAGAAGAATGGAGCCAGCTGAAGGAGATCGTCCCAGAGATAGACGCAGCCATTCGCAAACTGTAA
- the LOC136717858 gene encoding activated RNA polymerase II transcriptional coactivator p15 isoform X2, with protein MPKSSEDSVSNSDSQSDAEEDNKAKNKKPPAEKPSPAQKKQKTGEGSSRPVPDKEPPKKKAGAGGGNQDGEEENMIQIGKMRYVRVSLFKRRTFIDIREFYTDSSGSTKPGRKGISLTTEEWSQLKEIVPEIDAAIRKL; from the exons ATGCCAAAATCCAGCGAGGACTCTGTGTCTAACTCGGACAGCCAATCAGATGCCGAAGAGGATAACAAG GCAAAGAACAAGAAGCCACCTGCAGAAAAGCCCTCCCCAGcccaaaagaaacagaaaactggGGAGGGCAGCTCACGCCCAGTCCCGGACAAAGAGCCCCCCAAGAAGAAGGCTGGAGCGGGGGGGGGGAACCAGGACGGGGAAGAAGAGAACATGATCCAG ATCGGGAAGATGAGGTACGTGCGCGTGTCGCTGTTCAAAAGGAGGACCTTCATCGATATCCGGGAGTTCTACACGGACAGCTCGGGCAGCACCAAGCCTGGGAGAAAAG GCATTTCATTAACCACAGAAGAATGGAGCCAGCTGAAGGAGATCGTCCCAGAGATAGACGCAGCCATTCGCAAACTGTAA